The following are encoded together in the Kingella negevensis genome:
- a CDS encoding roadblock/LC7 domain-containing protein, with product MNASTFQPILEELHHNSTDVIASTLIAVDGIPLCSILPRNADADRVGGMSAAMLSLGQRTTKELLSSQMKQLIVESQDGFILLVQATDDLVLVTTARKEAKLGMIMLHVRQAVAQIRQVA from the coding sequence ATGAACGCATCTACGTTTCAACCTATCTTAGAAGAATTGCACCATAATTCTACCGATGTTATTGCTTCAACCCTGATTGCTGTTGATGGGATTCCATTGTGCAGTATTTTGCCGCGTAATGCTGATGCAGACCGTGTAGGCGGTATGTCAGCCGCTATGCTTTCTTTAGGGCAACGTACTACAAAAGAATTGCTCAGTAGCCAAATGAAGCAACTGATTGTAGAAAGCCAAGACGGTTTTATCTTGTTGGTACAAGCAACAGATGACTTAGTTTTGGTTACTACAGCTAGAAAAGAAGCGAAGTTGGGCATGATTATGCTGCACGTTCGTCAGGCTGTTGCACAAATTCGGCAAGTTGCTTGA
- a CDS encoding PAS domain-containing protein, producing MKPERIYNGESVQINFPIPNVPYEEHMMTTYTGESYPVYVTQEETSFPDGSLITSRTDINGVITHANEAFVTMSGWSRDELIGAPHSILRHPDMPKVAFKDLWETLQRGEKWHGYVKNLRKDGGYYWVYATAIPNIRNGVVEGYTSVRRKPSLEKIKECTELYAQLLKAECAESD from the coding sequence ATGAAACCAGAACGTATCTATAACGGGGAATCTGTACAAATTAATTTCCCTATTCCTAATGTTCCTTATGAAGAACATATGATGACCACTTACACAGGTGAGTCGTATCCCGTTTATGTCACTCAGGAAGAAACGTCGTTTCCTGATGGTTCTTTGATTACGTCGCGTACGGATATTAATGGGGTGATTACGCATGCTAATGAAGCATTTGTTACGATGAGTGGCTGGTCGCGTGATGAATTGATTGGTGCGCCTCACAGCATTCTGCGCCATCCTGATATGCCTAAAGTGGCGTTCAAAGATTTATGGGAAACGCTGCAACGCGGCGAAAAATGGCATGGTTATGTGAAAAATTTGCGTAAAGATGGAGGATATTACTGGGTTTATGCAACAGCTATTCCAAATATAAGAAACGGTGTTGTGGAAGGCTACACTTCAGTTCGCCGCAAACCAAGTTTAGAAAAAATCAAAGAATGTACAGAACTGTACGCTCAATTACTAAAAGCCGAATGTGCTGAAAGTGATTGA
- the lysS gene encoding lysine--tRNA ligase has translation MTDQTQNPAVEEQLDENQIIAIRRDKLNAIRAKRIAYPNDFKRDSFAQDLHNKYDLQSKEELDPQEIPVKIAGRMMLKRQMGKASFATIQDVSGQIQLYLNNKGVSQEVLDDFNHWDMGDIIGAVGTLFKTNHGELTVRVSEIRLLSKSLRPLPDKHKGLADQETKYRQRYVDLIANHDSRNTFIKRSQIVQTIRNFMVNEQYLEVETPMMHPIPGGATAKPFVTYHNALDMPLYLRIAPELYLKRLVVGGLERVFEINRNFRNEGMSVRHNPEFTMMEFYEAFSDYERMMQMTEGVIRAASHAVNGTAKITYNGKEVDLESPFERLTILQAIKKFNPQYTDEQLNDAEWLKKEIVKHGEDLPHASGLGSLQLALFEGCAESKLWNPTFIVDYPVEVSPLARASDTKQGLTERFELFVVGRELANGYSELNDPEDQAARFKAQVAQLDAGDDEAMHFDADYIRAMEFGLPPTGGCGIGIDRLVMLLTDAQTIRDVILFPQMRPE, from the coding sequence ATGACAGACCAAACTCAAAACCCAGCAGTAGAAGAACAATTAGACGAAAACCAAATCATCGCCATTCGCCGCGACAAATTAAACGCCATTCGCGCCAAACGCATCGCCTATCCAAACGATTTTAAACGCGATAGTTTCGCCCAAGATTTGCACAACAAATACGATTTACAAAGCAAAGAAGAATTAGACCCACAAGAAATCCCCGTGAAAATTGCAGGGCGCATGATGCTCAAACGCCAAATGGGTAAAGCCAGCTTTGCCACCATTCAAGACGTGAGCGGACAAATCCAGCTTTACTTAAACAACAAAGGCGTGAGCCAAGAAGTGTTGGACGACTTCAACCATTGGGACATGGGCGACATCATCGGCGCAGTTGGCACATTATTCAAAACCAACCACGGCGAACTCACCGTACGCGTGTCAGAAATCCGCCTATTGAGCAAATCATTGCGCCCATTGCCAGACAAACACAAAGGCTTAGCAGACCAAGAAACCAAATACCGCCAACGCTACGTTGATTTAATTGCCAACCACGACAGCCGCAACACCTTCATCAAACGCAGCCAAATCGTGCAAACCATTCGCAATTTCATGGTAAACGAACAATATTTGGAAGTAGAAACCCCAATGATGCACCCAATCCCAGGCGGTGCGACAGCCAAACCCTTCGTTACCTACCACAACGCATTAGATATGCCGCTTTACTTGCGTATCGCACCAGAATTGTATTTAAAACGCTTGGTAGTGGGCGGTTTAGAGCGCGTGTTTGAAATCAACCGCAACTTCCGCAACGAAGGCATGTCTGTTCGCCACAATCCAGAATTTACCATGATGGAATTTTACGAAGCGTTCAGCGATTACGAACGCATGATGCAAATGACCGAAGGCGTGATTCGTGCCGCATCACATGCCGTAAACGGCACAGCCAAAATCACTTACAACGGCAAAGAAGTGGACTTGGAAAGCCCATTTGAACGCCTAACCATTTTGCAAGCCATCAAAAAATTCAATCCGCAATACACAGATGAACAACTGAATGACGCGGAATGGTTGAAAAAAGAAATCGTGAAACACGGCGAAGATTTGCCACACGCAAGCGGTTTAGGTTCATTGCAGTTGGCATTGTTTGAAGGTTGCGCCGAAAGCAAATTGTGGAATCCAACATTCATCGTGGATTACCCAGTGGAAGTATCGCCATTGGCACGCGCTTCAGACACCAAACAAGGTTTGACTGAACGCTTTGAATTGTTTGTGGTTGGACGCGAATTAGCAAACGGCTATTCAGAGTTGAACGACCCTGAAGACCAAGCCGCACGTTTCAAAGCGCAAGTGGCGCAGTTGGACGCTGGCGATGATGAAGCCATGCACTTTGACGCGGACTACATTCGCGCGATGGAATTTGGTTTGCCGCCAACAGGCGGCTGCGGTATCGGTATCGACCGCTTGGTGATGCTGCTGACAGACGCGCAAACCATTCGTGATGTGATTTTGTTCCCACAAATGCGACCAGAGTGA
- a CDS encoding ABZJ_00895 family protein: MQHLKPYLNHFSSVYASCCMAGMLLQQVFHIKEALGALMFSAVSFTALHFVKKEHHAPTKEEQYYLAKRCTMSALLGILLLAVVFAVLYVFFHGMNNALQWAKVIAKLWWLTGLLVLVYALTHFGAAIFAFGYLAKTEAKKY, from the coding sequence ATGCAGCATTTAAAACCTTATTTAAATCATTTTTCGTCGGTTTATGCGTCTTGTTGTATGGCTGGTATGCTGTTGCAACAAGTATTTCATATCAAAGAGGCGCTTGGTGCGTTAATGTTTTCTGCCGTTTCATTTACTGCATTACATTTTGTTAAAAAAGAACATCACGCGCCCACGAAAGAAGAACAATATTATTTGGCAAAACGCTGCACGATGAGTGCATTGCTAGGCATTTTGTTGTTGGCAGTAGTATTTGCTGTGTTGTATGTATTTTTTCATGGCATGAATAACGCTTTGCAATGGGCAAAAGTGATTGCGAAATTATGGTGGCTGACGGGTTTACTGGTGCTTGTGTATGCGCTGACGCATTTTGGCGCGGCAATTTTTGCGTTTGGTTACTTGGCAAAAACGGAAGCGAAGAAATACTAA
- a CDS encoding WG repeat-containing protein has translation MKKWTSSILAAALVGCFSMAHADNAAECKPLPKVAKQYSIFENCGEDVLRFMDTKSESTHNVGLMNGKGEIVVPAQYVFITRYETQPSLFVANTRVDDKLHNIVIDIKGNTIMDFDENVLGVDLSANNIVAVKHEDGEIKRALFDLKGKQLTPFKYTVFSGFDDGLAVVSSDPVTKYGEDNKDLRMGFVDEQGKEVIAPQFKELGKFAEGTSWVADDKGDRWAIDKTGAKLWKVPYAFKDISLSTHGLVRLANDDTSWVAVVDAKTGREVVPAGKFDDLSVSDYAPVIYAVRNHLVGLLDLNGKTLVEPAYDTGDESEDGEPYVRLYRHANQTVDYVNMKGEVIQSRPAKFAKACAHVKLDAPAVQDKNMRVRDWNAERNQVAFADLAAGDTVNGTCDDVAKSAVVKKARGKKK, from the coding sequence ATGAAAAAATGGACTTCTTCTATTTTGGCGGCGGCTTTGGTGGGCTGCTTTTCTATGGCTCACGCAGACAATGCGGCGGAATGCAAACCGTTGCCGAAAGTGGCGAAACAGTATTCTATTTTTGAAAATTGTGGCGAAGACGTTTTGCGTTTTATGGATACGAAATCGGAATCTACGCATAATGTTGGGCTGATGAATGGCAAGGGCGAAATTGTGGTTCCAGCGCAATATGTGTTTATTACGCGATATGAAACGCAACCATCTTTATTTGTGGCAAACACAAGAGTAGATGATAAATTGCACAACATTGTCATAGACATAAAAGGCAACACGATTATGGATTTTGATGAAAATGTGTTGGGTGTAGATTTGTCGGCAAACAATATTGTGGCAGTCAAACACGAAGACGGAGAAATCAAAAGGGCGTTGTTTGATTTGAAAGGCAAGCAGCTCACGCCGTTTAAATATACGGTGTTTTCAGGTTTTGATGATGGCTTGGCGGTGGTTTCTTCTGACCCTGTAACCAAATATGGCGAAGACAATAAAGATTTGCGCATGGGTTTTGTGGACGAGCAGGGCAAGGAAGTGATTGCGCCCCAATTTAAAGAGTTGGGCAAGTTTGCTGAAGGCACTTCGTGGGTGGCAGATGATAAGGGCGACCGTTGGGCGATTGATAAAACGGGCGCGAAATTGTGGAAAGTGCCGTATGCGTTTAAAGATATTTCGCTTTCTACGCACGGTTTGGTGCGCTTGGCTAATGATGACACGAGCTGGGTGGCTGTGGTGGACGCGAAAACGGGGCGCGAAGTTGTGCCTGCTGGGAAGTTTGACGATTTGAGCGTTTCGGATTATGCACCTGTGATTTATGCGGTGCGTAATCATTTGGTGGGCTTGTTGGATTTGAATGGCAAGACTTTGGTTGAGCCTGCTTATGATACGGGCGATGAATCGGAAGACGGTGAACCGTATGTGCGTTTGTATCGCCATGCCAATCAAACGGTGGATTATGTGAACATGAAAGGGGAAGTGATTCAGTCGCGTCCTGCGAAGTTTGCGAAAGCCTGTGCGCATGTGAAACTTGATGCACCTGCTGTTCAGGATAAGAATATGCGCGTTAGGGATTGGAATGCGGAACGTAATCAAGTGGCGTTTGCGGATTTGGCTGCTGGGGATACGGTGAACGGGACGTGTGATGATGTGGCGAAAAGCGCGGTGGTGAAGAAAGCGCGTGGGAAGAAGAAATAA
- the ispC gene encoding 1-deoxy-D-xylulose-5-phosphate reductoisomerase, with protein MQTLTILGSTGSIGVSTLDVISRHPDKFQIFALAGHSQVEKLAEQCRQFSPKYAVVADETRAKKLRQQLGSLHTEVLFGKQALIDIATAPEVTGVMCAIVGAAGLPSALAAAKHGKTIYLANKETLVVSGSLFMETAKKHGAKVLPIDSEHNAIFQVLPRDYAGNMDAHGVTSIVLTASGGSFLNTPIAELPHITPAQAVKHPNWSMGQKISVDSSTMMNKGLELIEAHWLFNCPPDKLEVVIHPQSIIHSMVRYTDGSVLAQLGNPDMRTPIAYCLGLPERIESGVGALDFGKLSGLTFQEPDFARYPCLKLAYDAMFVGGSAPCVLNAANEVAVAAFLRGQIRFTDIAKVVGACLEKHVSGSLKSIEELLGLDEQTRSLAEDVVRNMR; from the coding sequence ATGCAAACATTAACCATTTTAGGCAGCACAGGCAGCATTGGCGTATCCACATTAGACGTAATCTCGCGCCACCCCGACAAATTTCAAATTTTCGCCTTGGCAGGGCATTCGCAAGTGGAAAAACTCGCCGAACAATGCCGCCAGTTCTCCCCGAAATACGCCGTGGTTGCTGATGAAACCCGCGCCAAGAAATTGCGCCAACAATTAGGCAGCCTGCACACCGAAGTGCTATTTGGCAAACAAGCCCTAATTGACATCGCCACCGCCCCCGAAGTAACAGGCGTGATGTGCGCGATTGTCGGTGCGGCTGGTTTACCGTCTGCACTCGCCGCCGCGAAACACGGCAAAACGATTTATTTGGCGAACAAAGAAACGCTAGTCGTTTCAGGCAGCCTATTTATGGAAACGGCGAAAAAGCACGGCGCAAAAGTCTTGCCGATTGACAGCGAACACAACGCCATTTTCCAAGTGTTGCCACGCGATTACGCAGGCAATATGGACGCGCATGGCGTAACGTCTATTGTTTTGACTGCTTCGGGCGGTTCGTTTTTAAACACGCCGATTGCCGAATTACCGCACATCACACCAGCACAAGCCGTCAAGCACCCAAATTGGTCAATGGGACAGAAAATTTCGGTGGATTCTTCTACCATGATGAACAAAGGCTTGGAGCTGATTGAAGCGCATTGGTTGTTCAACTGTCCGCCTGATAAATTGGAAGTCGTAATCCACCCGCAATCCATTATTCACAGCATGGTGCGGTACACAGACGGCAGCGTGTTGGCGCAACTGGGCAATCCTGATATGCGTACGCCGATTGCGTATTGTTTGGGGCTGCCTGAACGGATTGAGTCGGGCGTGGGCGCGTTGGATTTTGGCAAGCTGTCGGGGCTGACGTTCCAAGAGCCTGATTTTGCGCGTTATCCATGTTTGAAATTGGCTTACGATGCGATGTTTGTTGGCGGTTCTGCGCCGTGCGTGTTGAATGCAGCCAATGAAGTGGCAGTGGCGGCGTTTTTGCGTGGGCAAATTAGGTTTACCGATATTGCGAAAGTGGTGGGGGCGTGTTTGGAGAAACATGTTTCAGGCAGCCTGAAAAGTATTGAGGAATTGTTGGGGTTGGACGAGCAAACGCGGAGTTTGGCGGAAGATGTGGTTAGAAATATGAGATGA
- a CDS encoding GRP family sugar transporter, protein MDILIVLLPAIVWGSMILVTTYVGGTAYHQILGITVGALIFAVVKTLLFGGADWSVTTL, encoded by the coding sequence ATGGATATTTTGATTGTCTTACTCCCAGCGATTGTGTGGGGTTCGATGATTTTGGTAACAACGTATGTCGGTGGTACAGCATATCACCAAATTTTGGGGATTACCGTTGGCGCACTGATTTTCGCCGTTGTGAAAACCCTGCTTTTCGGCGGCGCAGACTGGAGTGTGACCACGCTGTAG
- the rseP gene encoding RIP metalloprotease RseP, producing the protein MQTIAAFLVAILLLVSLHELGHLIVARLCGIKVLRFSVGFGTPFYTKRWRNIDWCLAPFPLGGYVKMVDTREGEVAEEDLPFAFDKQHPLKRIAVVVAGPLTNLILAVLLYWFSFGVGGVTEIRPIVGTVQTPSIAASAGFQEGDKILNVNGKAVQTFADAQTAMVLDLEAGKIAVQVQTAQGQTVVRSINATGTPEAEAVAKRQAGLGIMPFKIGDTIGFVQPEGAAAKAGLQKGDRIIQVDNVATQKWAQWSKIVRENAGRSLKITYVRGGETRQTTLMPDSYELPDKSQIIGRVGVGASIDEAWEKHVSYHFYPSAMQSLQMGWDKMVNYSALTLSFFGKLIMGKASLSHISGPITIAEVAGQTVQIGWQPYIEFLALVSISLGVMNLLPIPVLDGGHFVYYTAELLRGKPLSKTIQDIGLRLGVAAMLTMMILAFFNDITRLLG; encoded by the coding sequence TTGCAAACTATCGCAGCCTTTTTGGTTGCTATTTTATTATTAGTGAGCTTACACGAATTGGGGCATTTAATTGTTGCCCGATTGTGCGGCATTAAAGTGCTGCGCTTTTCCGTGGGCTTTGGCACGCCGTTTTATACCAAACGCTGGCGCAATATTGACTGGTGTCTTGCGCCGTTTCCTTTGGGCGGTTATGTGAAAATGGTGGACACGCGAGAGGGGGAAGTGGCGGAAGAAGATTTGCCATTCGCTTTTGACAAGCAACACCCATTGAAACGCATTGCCGTAGTGGTGGCAGGACCTTTAACCAATTTGATTTTGGCGGTGCTGCTGTATTGGTTTAGCTTTGGCGTGGGTGGTGTTACTGAAATTCGCCCGATTGTTGGCACGGTGCAAACGCCGTCTATTGCTGCCAGCGCAGGTTTCCAAGAGGGTGACAAAATCCTGAACGTGAATGGCAAAGCGGTGCAAACCTTTGCTGATGCGCAAACGGCAATGGTGCTGGATTTAGAAGCGGGCAAAATAGCGGTGCAAGTGCAAACCGCGCAAGGTCAAACCGTTGTCCGCAGCATCAATGCAACGGGGACGCCTGAAGCAGAAGCGGTTGCCAAACGCCAAGCGGGTTTGGGCATTATGCCGTTTAAGATTGGCGACACGATTGGTTTTGTGCAGCCTGAAGGAGCTGCTGCAAAAGCAGGTTTGCAAAAGGGAGACCGCATTATTCAAGTGGATAATGTCGCCACGCAAAAATGGGCGCAGTGGAGCAAAATTGTTCGCGAAAATGCAGGTCGCAGCCTGAAAATTACTTATGTGCGCGGCGGCGAAACGCGTCAAACCACGTTAATGCCTGATTCGTATGAATTGCCTGATAAGAGCCAAATTATTGGTCGCGTGGGCGTGGGTGCAAGCATTGATGAAGCGTGGGAAAAACACGTGAGCTATCATTTTTATCCGTCTGCCATGCAGTCTTTGCAAATGGGCTGGGATAAAATGGTAAACTACTCGGCTTTGACGCTGTCGTTCTTTGGCAAGCTGATTATGGGCAAAGCATCTTTGAGCCACATTTCGGGTCCGATTACGATTGCGGAAGTGGCAGGGCAAACGGTGCAAATTGGTTGGCAACCTTATATTGAATTTTTGGCTTTGGTGAGTATTAGCTTAGGCGTGATGAACTTGCTGCCGATTCCTGTGTTGGACGGTGGGCATTTCGTTTACTATACTGCTGAGCTTTTGCGTGGCAAGCCGTTGAGCAAAACCATTCAGGATATTGGTTTGCGTTTGGGCGTGGCGGCAATGCTCACGATGATGATTTTGGCATTTTTTAACGATATAACTCGTTTACTTGGATAA
- the bamA gene encoding outer membrane protein assembly factor BamA — protein sequence MKLNKITATLFALGMVLPAFAENFTVNEFRVEGEQHTSEATVRSLLPLKVGDTFTDEKGEELIQRLYATGFYENVLLEQNGNMLIITVKERPIISELTVKGAKVLPNDAIVKQMATVKASNASNDADLVASKKGEQSYDEKLQEYETQAAYNTAQALASSGLGKGDFFSQEALVRALRALDGAYKEQGKNNAKITPKVQELSHNRVAVTVNVEEGETTRMNALNFEGNEAFSDYRLSRIVGLTDGTIFSWATKSNVFSWEKFSRDKARLEAFYHEHGYFDFQVDYNDVERQFNEDKTKESVTIKLHEGKKFYWGNIRIVGDTKDVPRETLEKHLKKLKAGRLSNMDSLQAAMALIHQDLQSAGYANAKVTSETVRREENGKNIADISIVVAPGNRVAVRSIKISGNNKTRDEVIRREMRQMEGATYDQSKLARSSERLRQLGYFDDVKILTNPVPEDDQQTDLTVQVQERSTGSINASAGWSQDDGLVLAGSVAQDNLFGTGKSTALSVSRSKVTQAVNLSFTEPYFTPDGVSMSYNIFGSRYDPSKSDSNTRNYRMDRYGVSANMGVPITEYDRVNLGLGVEHMGVTLFNRPPYRYQRFVDENGKNNWLYKGTLSWFRNTTDDGFWPTRGYSTNVTGEIGLPGSGFQYYRLGHQQTWYFPLTKHFTLMLNGQIGYSGAYGKTKEVPFMYTQSGGGLGSVRGYESGSLGPKVYDIDPNNGSYNTESYGGKYSANANAELLFPFPGIKDSRTVRLSLFADAGSVWDGKTYNPNRYNAANPNGSNGYYSSNHKSSFRNELRYSVGAALTWISPVGPIKLSYAYPLKKKSSDQVQRFQFQLGTVF from the coding sequence ATGAAATTAAATAAGATTACTGCAACTTTATTTGCGCTCGGCATGGTATTGCCCGCTTTTGCGGAAAACTTTACCGTGAACGAATTTCGCGTGGAAGGGGAACAACATACGTCTGAAGCGACGGTACGTTCATTGCTGCCTTTGAAAGTGGGCGATACGTTTACCGATGAAAAAGGCGAAGAGTTGATTCAACGTTTGTACGCAACGGGTTTCTATGAAAACGTGTTGCTGGAACAAAACGGCAATATGTTGATTATTACCGTGAAAGAACGCCCTATCATCAGCGAATTAACGGTTAAAGGCGCGAAAGTGTTGCCAAACGATGCGATTGTGAAGCAGATGGCGACGGTGAAAGCATCTAACGCAAGCAACGACGCTGATTTGGTTGCCAGCAAAAAAGGCGAGCAATCTTATGATGAAAAACTGCAAGAATACGAAACACAAGCAGCTTACAACACGGCACAAGCATTGGCATCTTCAGGCTTAGGCAAAGGCGATTTCTTCAGCCAAGAGGCACTGGTTCGCGCTTTGCGTGCTTTGGACGGTGCTTATAAAGAACAAGGCAAAAACAACGCAAAAATCACGCCTAAAGTGCAAGAATTGTCGCACAACCGCGTGGCGGTTACCGTGAACGTGGAAGAAGGCGAAACCACGCGCATGAATGCCTTGAATTTTGAAGGCAATGAAGCGTTTTCTGACTACCGCTTGAGCCGCATCGTAGGCTTAACCGACGGCACTATTTTCTCGTGGGCAACCAAAAGCAATGTCTTCTCTTGGGAAAAATTCAGTCGCGATAAAGCACGTCTAGAAGCGTTCTATCACGAACACGGTTATTTTGACTTTCAAGTGGACTACAACGATGTAGAACGTCAATTTAATGAAGACAAAACCAAAGAAAGTGTAACCATTAAATTGCACGAAGGTAAAAAATTCTATTGGGGCAATATCCGTATCGTAGGCGATACGAAAGACGTGCCACGTGAAACTTTAGAAAAACACCTGAAAAAACTCAAAGCAGGTCGCTTGAGTAATATGGATTCGCTTCAGGCTGCCATGGCTCTGATTCATCAAGATTTGCAATCTGCAGGTTATGCGAATGCAAAAGTAACCAGCGAGACTGTTCGTCGTGAAGAAAATGGCAAAAATATCGCCGACATTTCGATTGTGGTTGCTCCAGGTAATCGCGTTGCCGTACGCAGCATTAAAATCAGTGGCAACAATAAAACACGCGATGAAGTGATTCGCCGCGAAATGCGTCAAATGGAAGGTGCTACTTACGACCAATCAAAATTGGCACGCTCTTCAGAACGTTTGCGTCAATTAGGTTATTTTGATGACGTGAAAATCTTAACCAATCCCGTTCCAGAAGATGACCAACAAACTGATTTAACGGTGCAAGTTCAAGAACGTTCAACAGGTAGCATTAACGCTTCTGCAGGCTGGTCGCAAGATGATGGTTTGGTACTTGCAGGCAGCGTGGCACAAGATAACTTGTTTGGTACAGGTAAATCTACTGCATTAAGCGTTTCACGCAGTAAAGTAACCCAAGCCGTGAACTTATCGTTTACCGAGCCTTATTTCACACCTGATGGCGTGAGCATGTCATACAACATTTTTGGTTCGCGCTACGACCCATCAAAATCAGACAGCAATACACGTAACTATCGTATGGACAGATACGGCGTTTCTGCCAACATGGGCGTACCAATTACCGAATACGACCGCGTGAACTTGGGTTTAGGCGTTGAACACATGGGCGTAACCCTGTTCAACAGACCGCCTTATCGTTACCAACGTTTCGTTGATGAAAACGGCAAAAACAACTGGTTATACAAAGGCACATTGAGCTGGTTCCGCAACACAACCGATGACGGTTTCTGGCCAACGCGTGGTTACAGCACCAACGTAACAGGCGAAATCGGTTTACCAGGTAGCGGCTTCCAATACTATCGCTTGGGGCACCAACAAACTTGGTATTTCCCATTAACCAAACACTTCACTTTGATGTTGAATGGACAAATTGGTTATAGCGGCGCGTATGGCAAAACCAAAGAAGTACCATTTATGTATACACAATCAGGCGGTGGTTTAGGTTCTGTTCGTGGTTACGAAAGCGGCTCGTTGGGTCCAAAAGTATACGACATCGACCCTAACAATGGTTCTTACAATACAGAATCATACGGCGGTAAATACTCAGCCAATGCCAACGCAGAATTGCTGTTCCCATTCCCAGGCATTAAAGATAGCCGCACCGTTCGTTTGAGCTTGTTTGCAGATGCAGGCAGCGTGTGGGATGGCAAAACCTATAACCCAAACCGCTATAACGCAGCCAACCCAAATGGCTCAAACGGCTACTACAGCAGCAACCATAAATCATCGTTTAGAAACGAATTACGTTACTCAGTAGGTGCAGCACTCACTTGGATTTCACCAGTAGGTCCAATCAAATTAAGCTACGCTTACCCACTGAAAAAGAAAAGCTCAGACCAAGTTCAACGCTTCCAATTCCAGTTAGGTACCGTATTCTAA
- a CDS encoding OmpH family outer membrane protein — translation MNIMKNTTRTLCTIALLSGSLNAIASNDVQKFGYVNPERVYTETKAAKRIETTLQKEFGEQQQKLVALQKSGIKLQEQLSSNKLGGSQRKHAEEQLRENVQQYRIAAAHLAEEYNLRRNEEFAALQNNANNVIKNIAEKEKYDLIVQEAVFVVRKYDITDRVIKALDEAEPR, via the coding sequence ATGAATATCATGAAAAACACCACTCGCACATTATGCACGATTGCATTACTTTCAGGCAGCCTGAATGCCATTGCCAGCAACGACGTGCAAAAATTCGGTTACGTAAATCCAGAACGCGTTTACACCGAAACCAAAGCTGCCAAGCGCATTGAAACCACATTACAAAAAGAATTTGGCGAACAACAACAAAAATTAGTTGCCCTACAAAAATCAGGCATAAAATTGCAAGAGCAACTGTCATCAAACAAACTAGGCGGCAGCCAACGCAAACACGCCGAAGAACAACTCCGAGAAAACGTACAACAATATCGCATTGCCGCTGCGCACTTAGCAGAAGAATACAACTTGCGCCGCAACGAAGAATTTGCCGCCTTGCAAAACAATGCCAACAACGTGATTAAAAACATTGCCGAAAAAGAAAAATACGATTTAATCGTGCAAGAAGCCGTGTTTGTTGTTCGCAAATACGACATTACCGACCGTGTTATCAAAGCATTAGACGAAGCAGAACCTAGATAA